A single region of the Brassica rapa cultivar Chiifu-401-42 chromosome A03, CAAS_Brap_v3.01, whole genome shotgun sequence genome encodes:
- the LOC103858348 gene encoding axial regulator YABBY 5, with the protein MANSATAAEQLCYIPCNFCNIVLAVSVPCSSLFDIVTVRCGHCTNLWSVNMAAALQSLSRPNFQVTPYAMPEYGSSSRGNTKISSRISARTISEQRIVNRPPEKRQRVPSAYNQFIKEEIQRIKANNPDISHREAFSTAAKNWAHFPHIHFGLMLESNKQAKLA; encoded by the exons ATGGCTAACTCCGCGACGGCCGCTGAGCAACTTTGCTATATTCCTTGTAACTTCTGCAACATAGTTCTTGCG GTAAGTGTCCCATGCAGCAGTCTGTTCGACATCGTGACCGTCCGATGCGGCCACTGCACCAATCTGTGGTCTGTAAACATGGCAGCTGCTCTTCAGTCGCTTTCACGCCCTAATTTCCAG GTAACACCTTATGCAATGCCAGAGTATGGATCTTCCTCAAGAGGCAACACCAAAATTTCTTCCAGAATTTCAGCTCGTACCATTTCTGAGCAGAGAATTGTAAACCGTC CTCCGGAAAAGAGGCAGAGAGTACCTTCAGCCTACAACCAATTTATAAa AGAGGAAATTCAGAGGATCAAGGCTAATAATCCAGACATAAGCCACAGGGAAGCATTCAGCACCGCCGCCAAGAAT TGGGCACACTTTCCTCATATTCACTTTGGTCTAATGCTGGAGAGCAACAAGCAAGCTAAGTTAGCTTAA
- the LOC103858349 gene encoding SPX domain-containing protein 2, giving the protein MYLCVCVIASLPLCAMKFGKSLSNQIEETLPEWQDKFLSYKELKKKLKLLEPRGGVENRPNKRSRSSDPNSTDTDPTKEELDFIRLLEEELDKFNSFFVEKEEEYIIRLKELKDQVAKANNSNEEMINIKRDIVDFHGEMVLLMNYSALNYTGLAKILKKYDKRTGALIRLPFIQKVLQEPFFTTDLLNTFVKECEAMLDRLFPSNKNRNLEEDKSEPTTSETNGSDLLRLPKDLSEIEYMESLYMKSTVSALRVLKEIRSGSSTVSVFSLPPLQASGLEDDSWKTKVGALEQVAE; this is encoded by the exons ATgtatttgtgtgtgtgtgtgattgCTAGCCTCCCCCTTTGTGCCATGAAATTCGGCAAGAGTCTTAGCAACCAGATCGAGGAGACCTTGCCTGAATGGCAAGACAAATTTCTCTCCTACAAGGAGctcaagaagaagctgaagctcTTGGAGCCCAGAGGTGGCGTCGAGAATCGCCCAAACAAGCGTTCCAGATCCTCCGACCCAAATTCCACCGACACGGATCCAACGAAGGAGGAGCTTGATTTCATTCGCCTTCTCGAGGAAGAGCTCGACAAATTCAATTCTTTCTTCGTCGAGAAAGAGGAAGAATACATCATCAGATTGAAG GAATTGAAGGACCAAGTGGCAAAGGCAAATAATTCAAATGAAGAGATGATTAATATAAAGAGAGATATTGTAGATTTTCATGGAGAAATGGTCCTGCTGATGAATTATAGTGCTCTCAACTATACAG GGTTAGCTAAGATTCTCAAAAAGTACGACAAAAGAACCGGGGCTCTTATCCGACTACCATTCATCCAAAAGGTTCTGCAAGAGCCTTTCTTCACCACTGACCTGCTCAACACATTTGTCAAAGAGTGTGAGGCTATGCTGGACCGCCTCTTCCCGTCTAACAAAAACCGGAATCTTGAGGAAGACAAATCAGAGCCAACAACGTCAGAAACCAACGGTTCTGATCTTCTCAGACTTCCTAAAGATTTGTCTGAGATTGAGTACATGGAGAGCTTGTACATGAAGAGCACTGTCTCCGCTCTTAGGGTTTTAAAGGAAATCCGCAGCGGTAGCTCAACAGTTAGCGTCTTCTCGTTGCCACCGTTACAGGCTAGTGGATTAGAAGATGATTCATGGAAGACGAAAGTTGGTGCCCTGGAACAAGTAGCCGAATGA
- the LOC103858350 gene encoding protein IQ-DOMAIN 1 isoform X2, with product MGKGWLACVSAPCLPTGKDKKHQEKEKKKWFGKQKSRESIEFSLEETTPVDPSSSSITRPSPPPLPDFVPEPLLPPPSPPPPLFADLAPQPLLPPPSSPPPPPPFPPYANNKCYDASKEAKTRQALALASAVAAEAALVAAHAAVEVTRLTLDTSTRQIEESKEEAAAIKIQNAYRCYKARHTLRMLRGMVRLKTLLQGKYVKRQMNAMLSSMQTLTRLQTQIQARRNRLSEENKARHTLIQQKGHQKEGQNQNLIIAGDFDSSNKSKAQIKAQFANRKEASVRRERALAYAYSHQQTWRNSTKHPHQTLMDADTPHWGWSWLDRWMASRPWEPISNDDQASVKRENSIKTSPARSKEPKSVSRKANQSEGVNRRHSIGGGSAESLDSSLSRRSSFGNTETEKSKASVETTSNMTTNPQPLKKPKGSVGTAKNMVNTQAMKSKDSVGTRYLANTQALNSKVSVGQPSNLGSQKKVVSDKNKLPQMVMPKKRRSSSISLASTKKVSDSDKATTRAANEEKKRRNGSTG from the exons ATGGGAAAGGGCTGGTTAGCATGTGTCTCGGCCCCTTGTTTACCTACAGGAAAAGACAAAAAACATCAA gagaaggagaagaagaaatggTTTGGGAAGCAAAAGAGTAGAGAATCCATTGAATTCTCATTGGAGGAGACTACTCCTGTAGATCCTTCATCTTCCTCCATTACTCGGCCGTCCCCTCCTCCGTTGCCTGATTTTGTTCCTGAACCGTTGTTGCCCCCACcatcccctcctcctcctctgtttGCTGATTTAGCTCCTCAGCCGTTGTTACCACCACCATCATCCCCTCCTCCTCCCCCTCCTTTTCCGCCATATGCCAACAATAAATGCTATGATGCTTCCAAAGAAGCAAAGACTAGACAAGCTCTGGCTCTCGCATCGGCTGTTGCAGCCGAAGCAGCGCTGGTGGCTGCACATGCTGCCGTAGAAGTCACACGTCTCACGTTGGATACCTCAACACGTCAAATTGAGGAATCAAAGGAGGAAGCTGCTGCGATCAAGATCCAAAATGCGTATAGATGTTACAAG GCAAGACACACTCTACGTATGCTGCGAGGAATGGTCAGGCTAAAGACGTTGCTACAAGGAAAATACGTGAAAAGACAGATGAACGCGATGCTTAGCTCCATGCAAACTCTTACACGTTTACAAACACAGATTCAAGCGAGGAGGAATCGGTTATCTGAAGAGAACAAAGCTCGTCACACGCTGATCCAGCAGAAGGGTCACCAGAAAGAAGGCCAAAATCAGAATTTG ATTATTGCGGGAGATTTTGATTCCAGCAATAAATCGAAGGCACAGATCAAAGCACAGTTTGCAAATCGGAAAGAAGCTTCTGTAAGACGTGAGAGGGCTTTGGCGTATGCGTACAGTCATCAG CAAACGTGGAGAAACTCTACAAAACATCCACACCAGACTCTGATGGACGCAGACACTCCTCACTGGGGTTGGAGTTGGCTTGACCGGTGGATGGCATCTCGTCCATGGGAACCTATATCCAACGATGATCAAGCCTCCGTCAAACGCGAGAATTCCATCAAGACTTCTCCCGCCAGATCTAAAGAACCAAAATCTGTCAGCCGAAAAGCTAACCAGAGCGAGGGGGTTAATCGTAGGCACAGCATTGGTGGTGGATCAGCTGAGAGCCTAGATAGTTCTTTATCACGCAGAAGTTCTTTTGGTAATACGGAAACTGAAAAATCCAAGGCTAGTGTGGAAACAACAAGCAACATGACGACTAACCCCCAACCGTTGAAGAAACCCAAGGGAAGTGTGGGAACAGCAAAAAACATGGTTAACACGCAAGCTATGAAATCAAAAGATAGTGTGGGAACAAGATACTTGGCTAACACGCAAGCTTTGAATTCTAAGGTTAGTGTTGGCCAACCGAGCAACTTGGGCTCCCAAAAGAAGGTTGTGTCCGATAAAAATAAACTTCCGCAAATGGTAATGCCAAAGAAGAGGCGTTCATCTTCAATTTCTCTTGCGTCAACAAAGAAGGTTTCGGATTCGGACAAAGCTACGACACGCGCTGCAAATgaagagaaaaagagaagaaatggTAGTACCGGTTAA
- the LOC103858350 gene encoding protein IQ-DOMAIN 1 isoform X1, which translates to MGKGWLACVSAPCLPTGKDKKHQKQEKEKKKWFGKQKSRESIEFSLEETTPVDPSSSSITRPSPPPLPDFVPEPLLPPPSPPPPLFADLAPQPLLPPPSSPPPPPPFPPYANNKCYDASKEAKTRQALALASAVAAEAALVAAHAAVEVTRLTLDTSTRQIEESKEEAAAIKIQNAYRCYKARHTLRMLRGMVRLKTLLQGKYVKRQMNAMLSSMQTLTRLQTQIQARRNRLSEENKARHTLIQQKGHQKEGQNQNLIIAGDFDSSNKSKAQIKAQFANRKEASVRRERALAYAYSHQQTWRNSTKHPHQTLMDADTPHWGWSWLDRWMASRPWEPISNDDQASVKRENSIKTSPARSKEPKSVSRKANQSEGVNRRHSIGGGSAESLDSSLSRRSSFGNTETEKSKASVETTSNMTTNPQPLKKPKGSVGTAKNMVNTQAMKSKDSVGTRYLANTQALNSKVSVGQPSNLGSQKKVVSDKNKLPQMVMPKKRRSSSISLASTKKVSDSDKATTRAANEEKKRRNGSTG; encoded by the exons ATGGGAAAGGGCTGGTTAGCATGTGTCTCGGCCCCTTGTTTACCTACAGGAAAAGACAAAAAACATCAA AAacaggagaaggagaagaagaaatggTTTGGGAAGCAAAAGAGTAGAGAATCCATTGAATTCTCATTGGAGGAGACTACTCCTGTAGATCCTTCATCTTCCTCCATTACTCGGCCGTCCCCTCCTCCGTTGCCTGATTTTGTTCCTGAACCGTTGTTGCCCCCACcatcccctcctcctcctctgtttGCTGATTTAGCTCCTCAGCCGTTGTTACCACCACCATCATCCCCTCCTCCTCCCCCTCCTTTTCCGCCATATGCCAACAATAAATGCTATGATGCTTCCAAAGAAGCAAAGACTAGACAAGCTCTGGCTCTCGCATCGGCTGTTGCAGCCGAAGCAGCGCTGGTGGCTGCACATGCTGCCGTAGAAGTCACACGTCTCACGTTGGATACCTCAACACGTCAAATTGAGGAATCAAAGGAGGAAGCTGCTGCGATCAAGATCCAAAATGCGTATAGATGTTACAAG GCAAGACACACTCTACGTATGCTGCGAGGAATGGTCAGGCTAAAGACGTTGCTACAAGGAAAATACGTGAAAAGACAGATGAACGCGATGCTTAGCTCCATGCAAACTCTTACACGTTTACAAACACAGATTCAAGCGAGGAGGAATCGGTTATCTGAAGAGAACAAAGCTCGTCACACGCTGATCCAGCAGAAGGGTCACCAGAAAGAAGGCCAAAATCAGAATTTG ATTATTGCGGGAGATTTTGATTCCAGCAATAAATCGAAGGCACAGATCAAAGCACAGTTTGCAAATCGGAAAGAAGCTTCTGTAAGACGTGAGAGGGCTTTGGCGTATGCGTACAGTCATCAG CAAACGTGGAGAAACTCTACAAAACATCCACACCAGACTCTGATGGACGCAGACACTCCTCACTGGGGTTGGAGTTGGCTTGACCGGTGGATGGCATCTCGTCCATGGGAACCTATATCCAACGATGATCAAGCCTCCGTCAAACGCGAGAATTCCATCAAGACTTCTCCCGCCAGATCTAAAGAACCAAAATCTGTCAGCCGAAAAGCTAACCAGAGCGAGGGGGTTAATCGTAGGCACAGCATTGGTGGTGGATCAGCTGAGAGCCTAGATAGTTCTTTATCACGCAGAAGTTCTTTTGGTAATACGGAAACTGAAAAATCCAAGGCTAGTGTGGAAACAACAAGCAACATGACGACTAACCCCCAACCGTTGAAGAAACCCAAGGGAAGTGTGGGAACAGCAAAAAACATGGTTAACACGCAAGCTATGAAATCAAAAGATAGTGTGGGAACAAGATACTTGGCTAACACGCAAGCTTTGAATTCTAAGGTTAGTGTTGGCCAACCGAGCAACTTGGGCTCCCAAAAGAAGGTTGTGTCCGATAAAAATAAACTTCCGCAAATGGTAATGCCAAAGAAGAGGCGTTCATCTTCAATTTCTCTTGCGTCAACAAAGAAGGTTTCGGATTCGGACAAAGCTACGACACGCGCTGCAAATgaagagaaaaagagaagaaatggTAGTACCGGTTAA
- the LOC103858353 gene encoding probable pectinesterase/pectinesterase inhibitor 12 isoform X1 gives MALSSLSFYFLCFLLFTPSIFSYSSPTSPNPNQISATSFCKNAPYPDACFHSLKLSLSINISPNILSFLLQTLKLALSEAGKLTDLLSAAGISNNLVEGQRGSLQDCKDLHHITSSVLKRSLSKISEDANDPRKLAAARAYLSAALTNKNTCLEGLDSASGPLKPKLVTSFTTTYKHVSNSLSALSKQRKTNHLKTNSKTKNRRLLGLFPDWISGKDRRFLEDSGDEYDEYEPSEILIVAADGTGNFTTINEAISFAPNMSNDRVLIYVREGEYNENIEIPSYKTNIVLIGDGSDVTFVTGNRSVGDGWTTFRSATLAVSGEGFLARDITIMNTAGPEKHQAVALRVNADFVALYRCVIDGYQDTLYTHSFRQFYRECDIYGTIDYIFGNAAVVFQGCNIVSKLPMPGQFTVVTAQSRDSPDEDTGISMQNCSIFATDDLLNSSTRVNSYLGRPWRGYSRTVLMESFIDEFIDRSGWTKWAGGEGLDTLYYGEYNNNGPGSDTSKRVNWSGYHIMGYEDAFNFTTTEFITGDGWLGSTSFPYDNGI, from the exons ATGGCTCTCTCTTCACTCAGTTTCTATTTTCTATGCTTTCTCCTCTTCACTCCTTCCATTTTCTCGTATTCATCTCCGACTTCCCCAAACCCTAATCAAATCTCTGCCACAAGTTTCTGCAAGAACGCACCATATCCAGATGCATGTTTCCACTCtttaaaactctctctctccatcAACATAAGCCCTAACATTCTGTCTTTCCTCCTTCAAACCCTCAAACTAGCTCTTTCCGAGGCTGGAAAACTCACCGATCTCCTTTCAGCCGCCGGAATCTCGAACAACCTCGTTGAGGGCCAACGTGGCTCTCTTCAAGACTGCAAAGATCTCCACCACATAACTTCTTCCGTACTGAAACGTTCTCTCTCCAAAATCAGTGAAGATGCTAATGATCCACGGAAGCTAGCTGCCGCTAGAGCTTACTTGAGCGCTGCTctcaccaacaagaacacttgCTTGGAAGGTCTTGACTCGGCATCTGGTCCACTAAAGCCAAAGCTCGTGACGTCCTTTACGACCACTTATAAACACGTAAGCAACTCTCTTTCGGCTCTTTCAAAACAAAGAAAGACCAATCATCTTAAAACCAATAGCAAGACCAAGAACCGCCGGTTACTTGGGTTATTTCCCGACTGGATTTCTGGGAAAGATCGCCGGTTTTTAGAAGATTCCGGTGATGAGTATGACGAGTATGAGCCGAGTGAGATCCTCATTGTGGCTGCTGATGGAACAGGTAATTTTACAACTATTAACGAAGCTATAAGCTTTGCTCCTAATATGAGTAACGACAGAGTGCTGATATATGTAAGAGAAGGTGAGTATAACGAAAACATTGAGATTCCAAGTTACAAGACTAATATTGTCCTGATCGGTGATGGATCCGATGTTACGTTTGTTACCGGCAACCGCAGTGTCGGAGATGGATGGACCACTTTTCGATCTGCTACTCTTG CGGTTTCTGGCGAAGGATTCTTGGCGAGGGATATAACCATAATGAACACAGCGGGACCAGAGAAGCATCAAGCGGTTGCTTTACGCGTTAACGCGGATTTTGTGGCCTTATACAGATGTGTCATTGACGGTTACCAGGACACACTTTACACTCACTCGTTCCGACAATTCTACCGTGAATGTGATATATATGGAAcaattgattatatatttggCAACGCGGCTGTGGTTTTCCAAGGCTGCAACATAGTCTCAAAGTTGCCAATGCCAGGACAGTTCACTGTAGTTACGGCACAGTCACGAGATAGTCCGGATGAAGACACTGGGATCTCGATGCAGAACTGCTCCATCTTTGCCACGGACGATTTGTTAAATAGCTCAACTAGAGTGAATAGCTATTTAGGGCGTCCATGGAGAGGATATTCAAGAACCGTTCTAATGGAATCTTTTATTGATGAATTTATTGACCGTTCGGGTTGGACCAAATGGGCCGGTGGTGAAGGACTTGATACTCTGTATTATGGCGAGTACAATAATAACGGGCCAGGTTCTGATACAAGTAAGCGGGTCAACTGGTCGGGTTATCACATTATGGGTTACGAAGATGCATTTAACTTCACGACAACGGAGTTTATCACCGGCGATGGTTGGTTAGGCAGTACTTCCTTCCCTTATGATAATGGCATATAA
- the LOC103858353 gene encoding probable pectinesterase/pectinesterase inhibitor 12 isoform X2: protein MALSSLSFYFLCFLLFTPSIFSYSSPTSPNPNQISATSFCKNAPYPDACFHSLKLSLSINISPNILSFLLQTLKLALSEAGKLTDLLSAAGISNNLVEGQRGSLQDCKDLHHITSSVLKRSLSKISEDANDPRKLAAARAYLSAALTNKNTCLEGLDSASGPLKPKLVTSFTTTYKHVSNSLSALSKQRKTNHLKTNSKTKNRRLLGLFPDWISGKDRRFLEDSGDEYDEYEPSEILIVAADGTGEYNENIEIPSYKTNIVLIGDGSDVTFVTGNRSVGDGWTTFRSATLAVSGEGFLARDITIMNTAGPEKHQAVALRVNADFVALYRCVIDGYQDTLYTHSFRQFYRECDIYGTIDYIFGNAAVVFQGCNIVSKLPMPGQFTVVTAQSRDSPDEDTGISMQNCSIFATDDLLNSSTRVNSYLGRPWRGYSRTVLMESFIDEFIDRSGWTKWAGGEGLDTLYYGEYNNNGPGSDTSKRVNWSGYHIMGYEDAFNFTTTEFITGDGWLGSTSFPYDNGI, encoded by the exons ATGGCTCTCTCTTCACTCAGTTTCTATTTTCTATGCTTTCTCCTCTTCACTCCTTCCATTTTCTCGTATTCATCTCCGACTTCCCCAAACCCTAATCAAATCTCTGCCACAAGTTTCTGCAAGAACGCACCATATCCAGATGCATGTTTCCACTCtttaaaactctctctctccatcAACATAAGCCCTAACATTCTGTCTTTCCTCCTTCAAACCCTCAAACTAGCTCTTTCCGAGGCTGGAAAACTCACCGATCTCCTTTCAGCCGCCGGAATCTCGAACAACCTCGTTGAGGGCCAACGTGGCTCTCTTCAAGACTGCAAAGATCTCCACCACATAACTTCTTCCGTACTGAAACGTTCTCTCTCCAAAATCAGTGAAGATGCTAATGATCCACGGAAGCTAGCTGCCGCTAGAGCTTACTTGAGCGCTGCTctcaccaacaagaacacttgCTTGGAAGGTCTTGACTCGGCATCTGGTCCACTAAAGCCAAAGCTCGTGACGTCCTTTACGACCACTTATAAACACGTAAGCAACTCTCTTTCGGCTCTTTCAAAACAAAGAAAGACCAATCATCTTAAAACCAATAGCAAGACCAAGAACCGCCGGTTACTTGGGTTATTTCCCGACTGGATTTCTGGGAAAGATCGCCGGTTTTTAGAAGATTCCGGTGATGAGTATGACGAGTATGAGCCGAGTGAGATCCTCATTGTGGCTGCTGATGGAACAG GTGAGTATAACGAAAACATTGAGATTCCAAGTTACAAGACTAATATTGTCCTGATCGGTGATGGATCCGATGTTACGTTTGTTACCGGCAACCGCAGTGTCGGAGATGGATGGACCACTTTTCGATCTGCTACTCTTG CGGTTTCTGGCGAAGGATTCTTGGCGAGGGATATAACCATAATGAACACAGCGGGACCAGAGAAGCATCAAGCGGTTGCTTTACGCGTTAACGCGGATTTTGTGGCCTTATACAGATGTGTCATTGACGGTTACCAGGACACACTTTACACTCACTCGTTCCGACAATTCTACCGTGAATGTGATATATATGGAAcaattgattatatatttggCAACGCGGCTGTGGTTTTCCAAGGCTGCAACATAGTCTCAAAGTTGCCAATGCCAGGACAGTTCACTGTAGTTACGGCACAGTCACGAGATAGTCCGGATGAAGACACTGGGATCTCGATGCAGAACTGCTCCATCTTTGCCACGGACGATTTGTTAAATAGCTCAACTAGAGTGAATAGCTATTTAGGGCGTCCATGGAGAGGATATTCAAGAACCGTTCTAATGGAATCTTTTATTGATGAATTTATTGACCGTTCGGGTTGGACCAAATGGGCCGGTGGTGAAGGACTTGATACTCTGTATTATGGCGAGTACAATAATAACGGGCCAGGTTCTGATACAAGTAAGCGGGTCAACTGGTCGGGTTATCACATTATGGGTTACGAAGATGCATTTAACTTCACGACAACGGAGTTTATCACCGGCGATGGTTGGTTAGGCAGTACTTCCTTCCCTTATGATAATGGCATATAA